Part of the Capsicum annuum cultivar UCD-10X-F1 chromosome 12, UCD10Xv1.1, whole genome shotgun sequence genome is shown below.
TCAACATAATTGATATGAGATTCAGTTGGTGTCGATTCAAACGTcgcattatcttttatttcaatgtCTTTAATAGTAAAACAATGCTCCCATTTAGGTTCATCATCTTGTCCATCTTCATATGCAAATTTGCTTTGGAGATCTTAACACGACATTATCTCTGAATATGTCCAAGCTTCCCATACCTATGACACCTAATTGATTTTTAGCCTTGTGAATTATTGCCAGCAACCTTCCTCCGATTAGTACCTACCTCTAGATCATCCTCATTTGACTTTCCTTTTGAGAAAAAAACAACTCCATATTCAGAGTTGAAACCTTTGGCCTTTTCTTTAGCCAAAGTTTCTTGATTAGACAATAGATTTTCCAGTTCCTCAACCGATGGTTATTGCGCCCATCCTTTAATAGAGCTGACAAAGGGTGTATACTCCTTGTTTAAACCAAGAATGAGGAATCTCCTTAAACGGACTTCACTAATCTTCTCGGTGGCATCTAGTTCTGAAATTTCAGCACAAATATTCTTCACTCGCAAGAAATATTCTGAAATCTACATGGTTCCTTGCATTGTCATTGCCAATTCATTTTCCAAGAATTGTAATCTTGTTGTATTCTTGTTGAAAAATAACCTTTCAATAGTTTCCCGGACTTGCTTTGGAGAACCAACATCACAGACATGATCAATAAACTCTTTACTTATCGATGTCCTTAAGGCAAATAGAGCCTTCCCACACTTGATCTTTCATTTCCTACGTGGTTCAATATTAGCAGTAGTATTTGCTGGAATTTCTGTATCTGAATCAGCAACCAGTTCCCACAAGTCTTGACCCTGAAGATAAGTTTCCATACACATCCTCCAATAGttgtagttagttcctacaagtTCCTCAACACCATTCTGTGCATTTGCACCACTTCTCCCCTTAAATTGATCTATGTTACACAATAAGAATTTTCTCACAGAAAAATAACGACGACAGAGATTGAAGAATCCCAACCTTACTCCTAAACTAGCACAACTTACTCCTAAAACACTGCTGAAAATATACTACCATATCAAAGTACTGGTACACTTTGTTATTGATTCTAACTTATCCCAAATATATAGGAACTAACCCTTAAACTtggtaaaactaagtaaaactaaTAAAGCAGTAAATAGACACTAATTTGTAATAAAGCATGTTGTTTCTCATCCAACAGGTAAATTCTTTTTGGCATTTTTCCTTACATTGTAATTTGATTATGTTGTCTAGACTGTCGAGGAAATAGTTTAAAATTTACAGGGATCTTCATAGCGGAAAGATATTCCAGTAACGATCATGTCTTCATAAATTGTTCCTCCAAAAGAAAAACTGCACAGATTTGAAAGCAAGTACAATTTTCTAGTCAGAGAGCTGCATAGATAGATCTTACATGTAGACTAGGTTTAGTAAGTTGAACTAAATCTATTGGTTTCAAGTCAAAACATGGAAATatttatgcaaataaataaaaactaaaaaatttataCATGTAATAGATATACCAATTGTACATTTAGTAACTCTCAGAATGTCTTAGTAGATATTGCAATGAAGGTAATTCTTCCCGGAGGCAGAATATAAAAGTGAAAACGCCGAGCAAGACTATATTTGAAAAAAAGGGAATTCAAAAACAGACTTGGGGAAGACTTCATGAAGAACACATATTTTTAAGGTTACACGTTTAGATGAACGAAAATAGTCAGTCATCCAACAACTTGATCGTATATGATCAGAACAAGGTCGAGCACCACGAAATCTCCAACTCTTAAGTTGACGGAAATTTGAAGGataaaaatttgaagaataatGAACTATACATATATGACTTTAATTCAGTGAATGTGAAATACTACTAAACTCATTATTTTATCAATAACAATTGGTGCAGgcaaaacatatatataattgaatttgttgaattgtccgactatacatatatatgcagAGTGTGCCCGCCCAGTGCACTGACACAACATCCTCCTAGGTGAAAAAAGCATAGCGCTATATCGAATAATATTTATACAAAATTCACACGACATAATTAGGAGtgaaaacaccaagaaatttgacTTATTCGGCTGATCTCCACAAGACATTTGCTTATGAAGTTACAATTTCTTTGAAACTGGAAGCTCATGCTTATAATCCCATCTTACCTTACCAATTATACAACTTTAGCATTTTTCAACATTCAATGGTGTGCTTGGCCCTCACTCAATTTTCCATGCATACAAAAAGAGACAGAATGGCGATGCTTTAGAGTAGCTCAACGTCGAATAATACTTGCTATGGTCACTGCAATCGCTACCACCACCCACGCTACTCTCTTCCTTGTCACTGTCATCCTCAGATGCCCCCGGCTTAAAAATAAACAGGCCATGACCCGACCCAGGTTGACAGAACAACCAAGCGTGCACGTCCCAAAAGACTTGCACTGGTTGTTTGTTCACTAAGACGGTTTCATTTCCCCTGAATTTCCACTGCAAGTTTTTTATGTGAATCAAAACAATCCCATCTATGCTTATCCACATCTCAGGATCCCTAGGTCCTGTTGTCGAGCTTTCTACCACAATGTCACAATCTTGTTTCCTTTGATCAAATTTAGCTCTAGTTGAGAAACTCTTCTTACCAAAAACATGTTCTTTCTTGTAAAACAACAGGGCATCCACAAGGGCTGGCCTTGATTTAGTTTTCTTGTAGGCTTTTTTCTTGTAATCCCCTAAAAACAACACAACCTCTTCCTCGGAAACTAGTGCAACATAAAAATCCGAAAATGGTTCTGGACTTCCAGAAAATTTTGCTGATCTTAGATCCCAATAAGCCTCCAATTGATTCCCATCTACCTCAAAGGTCTTGTATCcttttttggcccaaaaatgccaagGTTTAAGATCAATCTTGCATGTTTGATGATAATCACTTTCCACGCTATCAACCGTTAGGGTCACAGAATGATTCATTAGATTCTTGGTCCATATAACTGTTACGTTGCGCCAAAATTCCCCAATATGTGACTGATAAACACATGTAACGCTACTTTGTGTGTTCTTGGGGTTTACAGGATCATCCGCTAGTTTTTGGATGAGAGGCGGTTGAGAAGAAGATGACTGTGCCTTGTTTGTAGCATTATAAGCCATGCTTTAGAATATCCCTTCTGCCCAGCTTTTCAATTCATTAACTGAATAAATACAAACTTTAAAGGTGATGGAACATACATCATTACCAAGATACATGAAACTCATgggataaaatttaattttcttctctGTGGTCTAGGTGAATTTCTAGATTGAGCCAGTCATACATCCAATGTCAAATAATCGTACCCTTTTATCAGATCTCCACATGAATTGGGAACAATATATGCATGTTACCTTATGAGAAAAGTTAGCTCAGATTGTTAATATATCCAGATGGAAAAAAGTAACCATTATGTCCTTTTCTGACGAATCATATTGTTTTACCATTTCATCGGACTAAGAAAGTTATTATCTGCCAATTGCAGGCTTGTCAATGCCTAGCTTAAAACGGGATTGTCAGTAACAATATGAAAAGTGAGAATTGCAGACCTGGGAGTCTGAAAGAAATTAATTGTGTGTGGACTGGGAATTTTGAAGAATTTTGCAACGTAAAAAGGCAATTAGTAGTTTTTGGTGGAAGAAAGAAGTTTAGACAtcaatgttttatttttatttttaatttttttttcataatttgtctacctctttttctttttgtgtggAGAAAATAACCAGAGGCTATGGTAAAAGGCTTCCGGGATGAAAGGGCAAATGTGAAAAAATATTTCTACAAGCCTGGAGCGCAATGAATGCGAATGAGTATTAATCATTATTAGCACTCATATTAACTcata
Proteins encoded:
- the LOC107849855 gene encoding uncharacterized protein LOC107849855; the protein is MAYNATNKAQSSSSQPPLIQKLADDPVNPKNTQSSVTCVYQSHIGEFWRNVTVIWTKNLMNHSVTLTVDSVESDYHQTCKIDLKPWHFWAKKGYKTFEVDGNQLEAYWDLRSAKFSGSPEPFSDFYVALVSEEEVVLFLGDYKKKAYKKTKSRPALVDALLFYKKEHVFGKKSFSTRAKFDQRKQDCDIVVESSTTGPRDPEMWISIDGIVLIHIKNLQWKFRGNETVLVNKQPVQVFWDVHAWLFCQPGSGHGLFIFKPGASEDDSDKEESSVGGGSDCSDHSKYYSTLSYSKASPFCLFLYAWKIE